The genomic stretch TATAAAAAATTGGTTATTTTTATGGCTGAACTTTTTGTTGGTGAACCCTATTTTCTTGTTATATAGTTATTCATTATTCAGCATTCAATGAACAATGTACCTACTCATTGAGATTTTAACTTCATGGATTATAATAAACTCAGAACAATTTTGTAGAGAGATGTTTTAGGTGATACAGGCAACGTCAAAGATTACTGGAAGAGTCAGGTATAACTGCCAGCTTAGATATGGAAAATTATTGGTGGGGAGATAGGAAACACCGTACTTTTTCACGATGCAGGACGATGGCAAAGTTGTAATTGAAGTAATAAGAAGAGAAAACTATCAGAGCTTGGCGGGTCTTTGAAGTCATCAGTTGCGTTCACGTATTTGGAACATGAAGCAAATAGTACAAAAGAGATCTGGGAAAAAAGAGTGAAAGGGCCACAATAATGGAAAAAGTTTGGGTTGATACAAATGTTATTTTGAGATATCTTTTGCAAGACCACCAGGAGTTTTTTCAGAAGTCTCAAAAGATTATGCTTGAGGCGGAGCAAGGGAAGTTAAAACTGCTTGTTGCACCAATTACAATTGCGAAGGTTGTATGGACTCTTGAATCGTTTTATAAGGTACCAAGGAAGGAGATAGCTGATATTTTAAGTGCTTTCATATGTTCTGATGGTATTCTTGACTTTGTCAGTTTGAAACTCAAAAAGCTTGGGAGGACTGGGATTGACAAAATTTGGACCTCAATTTTGTCACTACATCATTTGTTAATGCCAATAAATCCTAAACCTTCCTCATATGTCATGAAATTTTTTGGCCCCTTTATCTTCATCACATTCAGGATGTCTATAGCTCCTCCTTCTGTCCTTTGCTTTATCAAATATTTCTTCCCTTTTATCTCTATTTCAATAAAATTCATTGAATCTATCGCTTCCATTATCCTTTCACTACTTATCTCTTTACCTTTTTTCCTCAAAATATATTCCAATGTCCGTTGTAATAAAAATGCCAAAAAACATATCACAAAATGTCCTTTTATTCTACTTTCTGTAAAGTGATATATCGGTCGTACTTCTAAACAGCTTTTCATTACTCTGAATGACTGTTCTATCTTCCATAAATCGTGATATGCTCCTAAAACTTCTTCTACATCCATATCCTTTTTACTCGTCTGTATTGCATAATAACCGTCAAACTTCTCATCTCGTTTTATCGCTTCCTCATCCAATTCATATTCTTCTGTCTTTGATTTCTTCTTCAAATATCTCCTCGCACCTTTTTTCTCTAAGGATGTTATACTTCCTTTGTTCTCTAAAAGCTCTTTGGCTTTTGATACAAGTCTTTCCCTGTCTTCTTTGTCTTTCTTAGCTCTCTTGCTTGAATACGTTATTATCAGTCTCTCTTCTATTTTAAACTCTTTACCCTCTTCATCCTTGATAACATTTGTTCTTTCCAATACCTTATATTTGAATTCATCTCCATAAATTTCTTCAGCATTCAAACAACTTTTTCCATCAAGCCTTTTATATCCTTCTTGCTCAAATACTTCATCTAAAACTTCTTTACTTGCATTCTTTAATCTGCTTGCTACTATATAATCATATCCCGCTTCTTTTATCATCTTTAAATTTAATCTGCTGTTGAGCCCTTTGTCTGCTACTATCACTATCTTATCTATACTAAATTTTTCCTTCAGTTTCCTCAATATCTTTACCATTGTTTTGCTATCTATTGTATTGCCAGGAAAAAGTTCATAACCTATCGGCCTGCCTTCTTTGTCTACCAAAAGCCCTAACACAACCTGTACTTCATTTATCTTGTTGTCTTTGCTAAAACCAAAATTTTTAAGTTCATCGGCTCTACAACTCTCAAAGTATATTGTCGTCACGTCATAAAAAACTATATCAACCACCATCTTAAATAAATCCCTATTTCTCTGATACAGGTATGTCTCTAAATCCTCTTTTATACTGTCAAGAAAATCTAAACACCTGTATAATTGATTTAAATCTATATCCTCTTCAAATCCAAAATATCTATTCTTCTCATGATAAGTTCTCAGTTTGCTCATAGGTTCTATCAATCTCTGTATGGTCATTAAAAAACTTACTTTGTCTACGTCAAATTTTATCTTTCTCCCCCTTGTTGCTCTCTCTTTTAAAAATTTATCTATTTCAAGTTCTTCCCATAACTTTCTGAATACAATGTACCCCCAATTTTTTATAACTGCATCCGATACATCCTCTTCAGATTCAATAGTAACAGCTTCTGTATTGTCAGTAGTTGTTCTTTCAACAATATCAGATAGTTTTTTTACAATGTTTCTAAAAGCAGGATCATTTTTGAGGAGATCAAGTCTACCAAAATTGAATAGCACTCTTTGCTTAACCTTGCCATTTTCACGATAGTTTTCGACTAATCTAACATACTGGTAACCGCCAGCATTAGTTATTTTGACAAACATATGGTAGCTCCTCAAAGGTATTTTGAATAATTGTACCACAAAATATTCAAAATGTCAAGTATTTATAGCATATTTCAGACTCTAATTTGCCACTACAATTTTTAAAATTTTTTATTTTTCTATTTTCAAAACCCGCATA from Caldicellulosiruptor kronotskyensis 2002 encodes the following:
- a CDS encoding IS1634 family transposase; this translates as MFVKITNAGGYQYVRLVENYRENGKVKQRVLFNFGRLDLLKNDPAFRNIVKKLSDIVERTTTDNTEAVTIESEEDVSDAVIKNWGYIVFRKLWEELEIDKFLKERATRGRKIKFDVDKVSFLMTIQRLIEPMSKLRTYHEKNRYFGFEEDIDLNQLYRCLDFLDSIKEDLETYLYQRNRDLFKMVVDIVFYDVTTIYFESCRADELKNFGFSKDNKINEVQVVLGLLVDKEGRPIGYELFPGNTIDSKTMVKILRKLKEKFSIDKIVIVADKGLNSRLNLKMIKEAGYDYIVASRLKNASKEVLDEVFEQEGYKRLDGKSCLNAEEIYGDEFKYKVLERTNVIKDEEGKEFKIEERLIITYSSKRAKKDKEDRERLVSKAKELLENKGSITSLEKKGARRYLKKKSKTEEYELDEEAIKRDEKFDGYYAIQTSKKDMDVEEVLGAYHDLWKIEQSFRVMKSCLEVRPIYHFTESRIKGHFVICFLAFLLQRTLEYILRKKGKEISSERIMEAIDSMNFIEIEIKGKKYLIKQRTEGGAIDILNVMKIKGPKNFMTYEEGLGFIGINK